Part of the Vibrio ishigakensis genome, TTCGCTCCGTTGCTTGTTGCTGCTCATCAAAGCTCATCTCTTGCTCTAGATTGCCGAGCACCGAACAGCCAGTACGCATCACATCCATTGGATGTGCGCTTGCAGGCAGCAACTCTAACGCTTGTTTTAGTGCCTCCGGCAGACCGCGTTGTGCCACTAGTGCTGTCTTGTAGTTATCCAATTCAGTTTGATTTGGAAGGTGCCCCTTCAGTAGTAGGTGCGCCACTTCTTCAAACTCAGCGTGCTTGGCCAAATCTGAGATATCATAGCCACGATAGGTTAAGCCCGTACCCGACTTACCCACGGTACATAGGGAGGTTACCCCTGCACACTGGCCTCTGAGTCCTGCACCTCCGATAGGTGCGGTAGTTTCCAACGACATAATCACTCCTTGTGACCTGTTTACGTTTGTACTACTTCCAACTCAAACGCGTCAGGTTCGCTCAAATGTTATCGACGAAATAGCTCGTCTAGCTTCTGTTCAAAATCATGATAATTCAGGTAGTTATACAACTCGGCTCGAGTCTGCATCTGTTCTATTAATGCTTGTTGATTGCCCTCAGAAAGCAGATGACGATAGGTTGTTTCAGCAGCCTTATTCATCGCGCGAAACGCCGATAGCGGATAAAGCACCATATCCACGCCCACCTCGGCTAGCTCTTCACAGCCATACAGAGGCGTCTGACCAAACTCGGTAATATTGGCCAAGATAGGAATATCTCTGCCTATGGCAGACTTAAGCGCGGTAGAAAAATCGTGGTATTGAGACAGTTCATTCATCGCCTCAGGAAATACCATATCCGCGCCCGCTTCCACACAGGCGATAGCACGCTCTAGTGCTCGCTCCATCCCCTCTACCGCTAGCGCATCGGTTCTTGCCATAATCACAAAATCACTGTCGATTCTGGCATCAACGCTCGCCTTGATGCGGTCTACCATCTCTTCTTGGGTTACTATCGCTTTGTTTGGTCTATGACCACATCGCTTCTGCGCCACTTGATCTTCGATATGCACGGCGGCCACACCGGCTTTTTCCATCGCCTTAATGGTGCGGGAGATGTTAAACGCCCCGCCAAACCCGGTATCTATATCCACCAGCAAAGGCAGATCACAGGCATTGGTGATGCGCGAAGCGTCAATAAGCACATCAGTAAGCTCAGTAATGCCGAGATCCGGCAATCCATAGGAAGCATTCGCCACCCCAGCTCCCGAAAGATAAATAGCCTGATGCCCAACATCTTTTGCCATCAAGGCACAGTAGGCGTTCACCGTGCCGACGATTTGTAGCGGATCGTTTTGCGCCACCGCCTGTCTGAATTTCTTACCCTGACTCATCAATTTTCCCTTACTCAATCTCTGATTCGAGCAAGCGTCTGCTGCCCGAGATATGACGACGCATCAAGATTTCAGAAAGCTCTTCATCTCGATTACGGATCGCCTCTAATATGAACTGGTGCTCGGCTAGCGCCTTATGAGGGTGGTTATGACGGCGCGGCGACTGATAGCGATACATGCGAATTAGGTGATAAAGCTCACCGCACAAAAGCTTAATAAGATGCCCGTTCCTACTGGCGTGAATGATCTGATGATGAAAGTCGAAATCCCCTTGTTGCAGGGCATAAGGCTCACCATCTTTGTTGTTGAGGTGCTCAGCATGCGCTTGTAGCAACGAAGACAAACGCTCAAGCTCTGACTCAGTAATGTGCTTGGCAGCAAGCCTTGCCGCCATTCCCTCTAGAGACTCGCGCACTGTGTAAAGCTCTATCAGATGCTGTTTCGAAACGCTGATCACTCGCGCGCCAACATGGGGGATGCGCTCAATAAGACCTACCCCTTCCAAACGCATCAAGGCTTCACGAAGTGGCCCACGACTCACCTCAAAGCGTTTGGCAAGCTCGGGCTCGGAAATCTTACTGCCTTCTGCTATCTCACCACACACCACGGCTTCGATAAGAAACTCGGTGAGGTTCTCTGATTTAGTGGTGTCTTTTACTAACTGCGGAATATTCATCTAAGCCCCAAGATTGTCGACAATCTGCTTTTTCTGATTAAAATTTAGGCTTATATGCAACTAATAACAATCAAATTGTTTACAATTTAGACTAAAGGCTAATGCTGATGGTCAAAAATAATGCGGTAGATCACATCAATCCCGCCTTTAACTCGTAAGTGCGCCTGTTAATTCACAAAAAACTGATTCATCGCAATTCTTTGCACCATTCAGAAGAGGATACTGATTCGACAAATCAATAAGTTACCGTGAGTGAGATATGGACAACCTAGTAGAGCGCTTTCTACGCTATGTAAGCTTTGATACTCAATCAGATCCCGAAAACAATCACTGCCCGAGTACTGAGGGGCAGCGCCTATTCGCCAAGCAACTTGAGAAAGAACTCAATGAACTGGGCCTTTCTGACGTATCACTGGACTTCAATGGTTATCTCACCGCACGCCTGCCTTCCAACGTCGACTATCCAGTGCCGGCAATTGGCTTCATTGCCCATATGGATACCGCGCCAGATGCGTCTGGTAAGGATGTACAACCTCAGATCGTTGAGAACTATCAAGGGGGTGATATCGCCCTAGGCATTGGCGATGAAGTATTGTCACCTGTGCAATACCCAGATTTGAGAAAGCTGCTCGGTCATAACCTGATCACCACAGACGGAACCACCCTTCTTGGTGCCGACAACAAAGCAGGTATTGCCGAAATCATCACTGCTGTTTCGCACCTAATCGCCAACCCTGACATCAAGCACGGTGACATCTGTATCGGTTTCACCCCAGATGAAGAGATTGGGCGTGGTGCCAATATGTTTAACGTTGAAAAGTTTGGCGCGCAGTGGGCTTACACCATAGATGGCGGCCCTGTGGGTGAACTGGAATACGAGAACTTCAATGCGACTTCAGCGGATGTCATCTGCCATGGCGTAAACGTGCATCCAGGCACTGCCAAAGACAAGATGATCAACTCAATGAACATCGCTGCTCAATTTCAGATGATGATGCCAGCCGGTCAAACCCCAGAGTGTACCCAAGGCTATGAAGGCTTTTATCACCTTAAATCCATGAAGCCATCGGTGGCTCGTACTGAGCTTGGCTATATCATTCGCGATTTTGATCGCGAAGGGCTTGAGCGTCGCAAAGCCTTTATGCAAGCTCAGGTTGAGCAGCTAAACAGCCAACTAACTAAAGGCCATGTTGAACTAAAGCTGACCGATGCTTATTTCAATATGCGTGAAATGGTTGAGCCTCATCCGCACATCATCGAGATAGCCAAGCAGTCTATGATTGATTGCGATGTCATCCCAGAGATCAAGCCTATCCGTGGCGGCACAGATGGCGCTCGCCTTTCCTTCATGGGCCTGCCTTGTCCAAACATCTTTACCGGCGGCTATAACTTCCACGGTATCCATGAGTTCATCACCATAGAGGGTATGGAACAAGCGGTTAAGGTGATCTGCAAGATAGCGGAAAACACCGCCAAACAAGCTAAGTAACATCAATGCCCGGTGTTACCCTAAGTAATTGGAGATGCTCGTAGGCGGCAAACGAGCCAAGCGCCTGAGCATAGATGAACTATGTGATGGAGCGGGGCTGGCCATCCAGTGAGGAGTGCCAGCCAACACCCCAGCATCTTCAAGTAAGACGGGTATATACTGGTTGGGCATATTTTTATCTGAGCTTTCAAACAGACACTTTTAGTCTCTTTTACAACTAGGATAGAGCCACTCCCGAAAATTGAGACAAACCATGAACACAGCATCGCATCAAATTCTGTTTGATAAGCTCATCGACTGGCATCAGCATAAACACCCAGAGTATGCCAAAGCCAATACGCCCAATCCCGAGTCGGAAGCCTGCTTACATGAACTGGTTTCAGAGATTTTAGAGCCGCTACAAAAGGCTCTAGGCGAAGTCTCTATCACCTATGGTTTTAACAGTGCCGAACTCAACCGTTATGTTCAACGTATCAACGCAAAAGATACCGGCCCAAAGGAAGACCAGCACGCCAGTAAAGAGCTGAACCTCAAAGGAAAACGCATCTGCACTAGAGACGGCGCATCATGCGACCTTTATGTGGAAGGGTATGAAAACCAGATGCACAAGGTCGCCCTCTACATCACCCAAAACCTGCCTTTCGATCGTCTCTATTTCTATGGCAAAGACCGCCCACTACATGTGAGTTTCGGACCTGATCATAGCCGATACATCCAATATCGCCGTACCAAAGAAAACGGCGACCGCGTGTTAGCAAAGGTAGTGAAGATTGATAAGGCTCACGAATACTTCGCTGACTTTTGATTCAGCCCACTTTCTCAATCCACTGGCGCGATATGATAAGTAACTCTAACAAATAGCCCATATAATGGCGCCGTACACAGCAGTATCTCCACGGAACTGAGGCTCTGTTGCTTGGTAAAACCTTTTCAGATTTTAAGCAGGTGGCTAAATATGTTTTCAGTAAATCTTTGTCCGACAAACAACCAGACTCTTTCTCCTGAGCTAAAGAACAACCTAGTTGCCAAGCTACAAGACTATTTCTGCGAAACCGAGATCTCATTCTGGGAGTCCGACTTTGTTACCCAAAGCGGCAAGTTCAAAGATAGCGAAGAGGTATCGTGCCCACGTTGCGACCACAACCACACAGTCGACGCTGCAGAGCTAATGCAATTCAACAGCAAGCTCACTATCGTTCCAGCTGACCAAATTGCAGTGCAGATGCCATGTTGTCACCACGACACCAACCTAGCAGAAATGAGCTTCGAAGAAGCCGTATTCTCAAAGTGGGGCATCACCATCAAGGGTAAAAACCGCGCCGTACTGGAAGAGTTCCTTCATCACCAAGCCACACCCATTGCTTTAACGGCAGTTGAGGTGCCAGCTTAATCAAAACAAACGACCCGAGCTAAGCTCGGGTCGTTTGTTTTACCATTCAGAAACTAAAAGCCTTTTTTTGACTCCGCGAACCTGTAAACTCATTGCTTCAAAAACGTCCTCGAAGTTACGACATTCAGGTGGAATATTTGGTAAAGATAAAGTCGCTTCGTTGAAAAACCTTCCTTGAGTATTATCATCCCCCCAAGCCAGCTCCCACCAATTTAAAATTCGCTCTCTAGAGTCTTTTAGCCTTTCCAAACTTGGTAATCTATCACTTTTATTTAAGTTCTCAGATGCTAAGACCGGAAATAGATTCCATCGATCATTGTTTGGCCAATAGGCGAAAGGTAAGCAATGATCAACGTGATAATTGTTCTTTATCTTTTTACCGCTCCAAATACTCTCAACCTTTGAGTTTTCATCAACTAGTTCTGAAACTCTTTTTCGCACGATCTTGGTATCGTGGTCTCTTTCGTGCCAAGCTAAACAAGCGTGGTATTGCTCCAATGTAATCTCTCTAGTTTGATTTAACTTGTAGCTTCGCATTTGTGTGATCCACTGATTGACTACCAGAGGCTCTATCCAAGAGTGATAAATTCTCAAACATTCCCAAAAACTTTCATCCAGAATAAAAGTTCCAAAGCTACTTAAATACTTCAAATCGAGAACAATACTTTCTGCTTTCTTAACTCGTTCAGTTACGATCTGAAAATATGGTTTAGACCTATCTCCTTGATACGTATAAGTTACTGGCCCATCCTTGATGGTAGAAATACAATCTTTGATGGTTTGCTGGATCGCTTCTGCATCACCATTCAAAAATATCGACCCTATAGAAAGGTCATCAGGTCCAAATTCAGAAAGGTTACTCCATCCTTTTTCACGGACAAAGCCCAGTTTTTTATCTCCATTTTTCATTTGTTGGATAGAATGCTTGTCCAACAAACGCTTGTACTGGCGAATCCAGTAAAGTGCTACCAGACCAACGGGTAACACAACTTTCCCATCGTGCCTATCAATCACAGCTCCAGGGTGTGCATCTGCTATCCGAAGCAAAGTTCTTAGAAGGGCTAGCTTATAGGTTGCTGTTTTATTGTCGTTGACAATCACATGTCTAATTTTTGTTAAGTCTCCAGTACCATCATCGGGTAATGACAATACAATAGTTTGCCATCGTACATCTTCTCGGCTCAAAGTATCTGATTGCACTTCTGAAGAAAAAACCTTCAGAAGTGCATTATGCTTGGCAAGTTGGTCAATCTCTGTCTCAGAGACTCCATAAGAAATACGGTTGTCAGAAAAATCTCCATATCTTAAAGAGATAACTAGTTTTCCATTGGGGGCTAGGAGATTTGATAGTTTTCGGAATGCTCTCTCCCGATAAGAAGAAGGAATATGCATCCAAACTCCGCTTAACAAGATGACATCAAATCTAACTCCGAGATTGATAACCTTAGCCAAGCTAGGCAAACAATCCGATAGCCATGTCACTTTATCACCTGTATGTTTTTTCCCTAGCTTCAACATCTCTTTTGATGGTTCTACGGCATATACATCAGCTCCCAATTCACTCATTCGAAGAGCATCACGTCCAATACCTGCTCCAACATCTAAAACCGTATCTCCTTCAAGAGGCCAAAACGATTTCCAAGATTTGTGAACTTCGCTAAATGTGGTCGATGTATACTGCTCATAGAACTTAAGAGCAAACTTGTCGTAAACTGATGACTTATCAGACATAATTCTACCTATCAAGACAATCTCTTTATTAAAAGACAAAACTATCTTTGTGCCAATATTAGTTTCTTAAAACATTCTCTCAGCATTTAAATTGTTGCTGTTATCTAACTTACTTTTTGAATTCAGATGCTTAAAATCTCCAACACAGTAGTCCTAGCCGACTGGGAAATTGAAATGACTGCCATCCGTGCCCAAGGTGCGGGTGGTCAGAACGTCAATAAAACCTCCTCAGCAATACATCTCAGATTCGATATCAACCGCTCTACCCTGCCTAGCGTGTACAAAGAAAAACTGTTGGCATTATCGGACAGTCGCATCAGTAGCGATGGCGTTATTATCATCAAAGCACAGACCTACCGCACTCAAGAGCAGAACAGGCAGGATGCTCTGGATAGATTGGTCGAGCTCATAAAGAAAGCTATGGTGGTTCAGAAGAAGCGTCGTCCTACCAAACCAACTAAAGCTTCGCAAAAGCGACGACTTGAAGGCAAAAAGAAACGCTCAACGACTAAGTCATTGCGAGGCAAGGTCATTTAGAACCCTGCAAATCCTGTTAAATGATCTCGGTTAAACTTCGCCTCATTCCTTGTAGCAAGACTACTTGTCATATCTTATGATGCATTTTCTCTACACCTATGGTGTTCTGTAATCAATGCTGTAACAAAGGAATCTGTGTCGTGTCCGTAGTCTCAATCTCTGTAAACCTTTGGGGCAAGCTTACCAATAGTTTTGACACTGTCACTTTTGAAGATGGAACAATAAACCTTTATCGAAAAGGTCGTCGAATAGATACAATCGATACTGACAATTTTCAATCGTTCACTGTATCTTCAACTTCGTGGTTGGGTGGTTCGATAACACTTCCTAAAAGCACATGTTTAAATGGTCTAAATCCAAAACAAGTTTCATCGTTTACCGAGGCCATAAACACTGCAATTGAGAAGAGAGTTGCAAGCCGCACTCTATCAGATATCAAAGATTTTGAGCTTAACGCAGTTAATTCATTCCCTAGAGATTCTGAGTCCAAACATCTCGCACAAATCTGTGAATCTATCCATCTTCTAACTACACAGAGACCAAGCTTGTTATCTAGTTTCGGAGATTCTGACCGGAACCTAGTTCGTTTGATAGCTGACTTCTATCCTCTTGATATAGCATCTCTTCGCGCATTTCACGAAGGGAATCAACTTCAACAACGAGAGGAGTTTTATGACGCTGTAGAATCAAATCCGCTAACCCAAGAACAACGTTTAGCGGTTATACGCAATAATGATCGCAACATGGTGCTTGCTGCGGCTGGTACAGGTAAAACCTCAGTGATGGTGGCAAAAATACTGGATCTTGTTGACCGAAAAATCGCTAGCCCAAGTCAAATATTGACGATGGCTTACAACAAAAGTGCAGCAACCGAGCTAGATGAACGCCTCTCTGAAAAAGCACAAAAGAGCAATGTTCATCTTGAAGAGAGACCCCAAATCTCAACTTTTCACGCTCTCGGCAGAAAAATACTCCAAGAAAGTGGTATCGACACGCGACTAAGCCAACTTACTCAGGATAGCGACAAATTAGACATTTGGGTCTCGCGCTGGTTACAAACCTACCTCTTAAAACACTTCGATAAATTGCCGACTCTAATAGAAATGATTGCTCCCCCAATCGACCCAATGAGTTATCGCAGCGCTGCCGCATTTCAACGTTATCAGCGAGATAACACCTTCAGCACAATCAAGGGAGAGAAGGTCAAAGGCTTTCAAGAGCTCCTTATCGCAAACTACTTGTTCATAAAAGGGGTTGAGTATGAATACGAACCTCAATATCCAGTGAAGCAAAGAGTCTCGGCTGGGGTCGATTATCGACCTGATTTCTACCTCCCTCAAGCAGATGTTTATTTGGAACACTTTGGAATCAGTAGGGACGGCTCTACACGCATCGACATTGATTCAGTGAAATACAACAGTGATATCGAGTGGAAGAGGCAGTTTCATGAGTCGAATGGAACGAAGTTGGTCGAAACTTATCACTACAACTGGGTAGAGGGTACTCTAAACAATCGCTTAGATTCCTTAATATCCGAGCTCGAGATACCAGCACACCCTAAGAACAAAGATGAAATTCTTAAACACATTAACGAATCTGACTATATATCTGATGGGGCAAAGATATTAAGAAAGTGTCTTTCCGCTATCCGCTCAGAAGGTCTGTCGCCTGCTACTATATTCCAGCGGCTTACCCATAACGACATCATAGATGCCAAAAGCACCACTGACTTGCTGACTCAACTTCACGACGACTATAT contains:
- the prpB gene encoding methylisocitrate lyase produces the protein MSQGKKFRQAVAQNDPLQIVGTVNAYCALMAKDVGHQAIYLSGAGVANASYGLPDLGITELTDVLIDASRITNACDLPLLVDIDTGFGGAFNISRTIKAMEKAGVAAVHIEDQVAQKRCGHRPNKAIVTQEEMVDRIKASVDARIDSDFVIMARTDALAVEGMERALERAIACVEAGADMVFPEAMNELSQYHDFSTALKSAIGRDIPILANITEFGQTPLYGCEELAEVGVDMVLYPLSAFRAMNKAAETTYRHLLSEGNQQALIEQMQTRAELYNYLNYHDFEQKLDELFRR
- a CDS encoding GntR family transcriptional regulator, producing the protein MNIPQLVKDTTKSENLTEFLIEAVVCGEIAEGSKISEPELAKRFEVSRGPLREALMRLEGVGLIERIPHVGARVISVSKQHLIELYTVRESLEGMAARLAAKHITESELERLSSLLQAHAEHLNNKDGEPYALQQGDFDFHHQIIHASRNGHLIKLLCGELYHLIRMYRYQSPRRHNHPHKALAEHQFILEAIRNRDEELSEILMRRHISGSRRLLESEIE
- the pepT gene encoding peptidase T; amino-acid sequence: MDNLVERFLRYVSFDTQSDPENNHCPSTEGQRLFAKQLEKELNELGLSDVSLDFNGYLTARLPSNVDYPVPAIGFIAHMDTAPDASGKDVQPQIVENYQGGDIALGIGDEVLSPVQYPDLRKLLGHNLITTDGTTLLGADNKAGIAEIITAVSHLIANPDIKHGDICIGFTPDEEIGRGANMFNVEKFGAQWAYTIDGGPVGELEYENFNATSADVICHGVNVHPGTAKDKMINSMNIAAQFQMMMPAGQTPECTQGYEGFYHLKSMKPSVARTELGYIIRDFDREGLERRKAFMQAQVEQLNSQLTKGHVELKLTDAYFNMREMVEPHPHIIEIAKQSMIDCDVIPEIKPIRGGTDGARLSFMGLPCPNIFTGGYNFHGIHEFITIEGMEQAVKVICKIAENTAKQAK
- a CDS encoding class I SAM-dependent methyltransferase, whose product is MSDKSSVYDKFALKFYEQYTSTTFSEVHKSWKSFWPLEGDTVLDVGAGIGRDALRMSELGADVYAVEPSKEMLKLGKKHTGDKVTWLSDCLPSLAKVINLGVRFDVILLSGVWMHIPSSYRERAFRKLSNLLAPNGKLVISLRYGDFSDNRISYGVSETEIDQLAKHNALLKVFSSEVQSDTLSREDVRWQTIVLSLPDDGTGDLTKIRHVIVNDNKTATYKLALLRTLLRIADAHPGAVIDRHDGKVVLPVGLVALYWIRQYKRLLDKHSIQQMKNGDKKLGFVREKGWSNLSEFGPDDLSIGSIFLNGDAEAIQQTIKDCISTIKDGPVTYTYQGDRSKPYFQIVTERVKKAESIVLDLKYLSSFGTFILDESFWECLRIYHSWIEPLVVNQWITQMRSYKLNQTREITLEQYHACLAWHERDHDTKIVRKRVSELVDENSKVESIWSGKKIKNNYHVDHCLPFAYWPNNDRWNLFPVLASENLNKSDRLPSLERLKDSRERILNWWELAWGDDNTQGRFFNEATLSLPNIPPECRNFEDVFEAMSLQVRGVKKRLLVSEW
- the arfB gene encoding alternative ribosome rescue aminoacyl-tRNA hydrolase ArfB; amino-acid sequence: MLKISNTVVLADWEIEMTAIRAQGAGGQNVNKTSSAIHLRFDINRSTLPSVYKEKLLALSDSRISSDGVIIIKAQTYRTQEQNRQDALDRLVELIKKAMVVQKKRRPTKPTKASQKRRLEGKKKRSTTKSLRGKVI
- a CDS encoding UvrD-helicase domain-containing protein, whose protein sequence is MVFCNQCCNKGICVVSVVSISVNLWGKLTNSFDTVTFEDGTINLYRKGRRIDTIDTDNFQSFTVSSTSWLGGSITLPKSTCLNGLNPKQVSSFTEAINTAIEKRVASRTLSDIKDFELNAVNSFPRDSESKHLAQICESIHLLTTQRPSLLSSFGDSDRNLVRLIADFYPLDIASLRAFHEGNQLQQREEFYDAVESNPLTQEQRLAVIRNNDRNMVLAAAGTGKTSVMVAKILDLVDRKIASPSQILTMAYNKSAATELDERLSEKAQKSNVHLEERPQISTFHALGRKILQESGIDTRLSQLTQDSDKLDIWVSRWLQTYLLKHFDKLPTLIEMIAPPIDPMSYRSAAAFQRYQRDNTFSTIKGEKVKGFQELLIANYLFIKGVEYEYEPQYPVKQRVSAGVDYRPDFYLPQADVYLEHFGISRDGSTRIDIDSVKYNSDIEWKRQFHESNGTKLVETYHYNWVEGTLNNRLDSLISELEIPAHPKNKDEILKHINESDYISDGAKILRKCLSAIRSEGLSPATIFQRLTHNDIIDAKSTTDLLTQLHDDYIEELRSNESIDFDDMINLATEVVASDEFTPSWSQILIDEFQDISASRMKLITTIIEMSKTKPALTVVGDDWQSIYRFSGGKLELTTRFADLIGSYSETKLQKTFRYNNSIAKTAGLFVMENPEQYQKQIQTHTVVDTPQVYLLDDKKNGKDALETKIYEVVSKIRSHDSQGSIAIIGRYNYLLSEANIALGKRNARDGVKFWTFHKSKGLEADYCILIGFSQGKQGFPSDTLENTVVEALLPSIDSFPDSEERRLFYVGVTRAKKKAYIIADPSSPSKFVTELLNPKFGVGIHSESFKQAYRTTFKCKHCEEGFLKRIEGQYGDFYTCSTGNGCAVKNVRSCSKCGSPSSDTRSYSVCHNPACGHKSKVCPACGRPMVKRTGKKGIFWGCSGYSLSHDQCTYTEKLSASDTETGSSRKKRA